In Deinococcus cellulosilyticus NBRC 106333 = KACC 11606, a single window of DNA contains:
- a CDS encoding sugar phosphate isomerase/epimerase family protein: MPRFPVALQPYTIRDQLQADFLGALSKVAEIGYTALEIGPPPAEISLEDMKAHLQRLNVQVMGCHASVEQLQTNPENIISFLHEMGGKYVTLSYRFESKEEVLARAADFNAIGRHLKDNGVQFLYHNHDWEFVKFDGEYALDLLLAHTDPDLVQMELDVYWVAKGGEDPATYLRKLQDRCPVLHMKDMEPGAEQFFAEVGEGILDMPGILQVAEEIGVKWLVVEQDLSRRNPFESIQISLENLKKMEAVLV, translated from the coding sequence ATGCCCCGATTCCCTGTCGCCCTGCAACCCTACACCATCCGCGATCAACTTCAAGCCGACTTTCTGGGAGCCCTCAGCAAAGTTGCAGAGATTGGCTACACCGCACTGGAAATTGGTCCCCCTCCTGCTGAAATCAGCCTGGAAGACATGAAAGCCCACCTGCAACGTCTGAACGTGCAGGTGATGGGATGCCACGCCAGTGTGGAGCAACTCCAGACCAATCCTGAAAACATCATCTCCTTCCTCCACGAAATGGGAGGCAAATACGTGACCCTCTCCTACCGCTTCGAGAGCAAAGAAGAGGTGCTGGCCCGGGCAGCAGACTTCAATGCGATTGGCAGGCACCTGAAAGACAACGGGGTGCAGTTCCTGTACCACAACCACGACTGGGAATTCGTCAAGTTCGATGGTGAATATGCACTGGACCTGCTGCTGGCCCACACCGACCCGGACCTGGTGCAGATGGAACTGGATGTGTACTGGGTCGCCAAAGGCGGCGAGGACCCGGCAACCTACCTCAGGAAACTGCAGGATCGTTGCCCGGTGCTGCACATGAAGGACATGGAACCCGGAGCAGAGCAGTTCTTTGCAGAGGTGGGCGAAGGCATCCTTGACATGCCCGGCATCCTGCAGGTCGCTGAAGAGATAGGGGTGAAATGGCTGGTGGTGGAACAGGACCTGTCACGCCGCAATCCTTTTGAATCCATCCAGATCAGTCTGGAAAACCTCAAGAAAATGGAAGCTGTTCTGGTCTGA
- a CDS encoding Gfo/Idh/MocA family protein: MQRTRVGVIGCGAISSIYLQNLTRMFGVTEVVAVADLRLEMAQKQAEAYGIPRACSVEELLADPEIEIVLNLTSPAVHAEVNLQILDAGKHVYTEKPFALTLEDADRVLDSAHKKGFRVGCAPDTFFGAGLQTCRKIIDDGWIGTPYAAHGQILMGNAFDGMHPNHASFFQYGWDPIFDMAPYYLTALVFLLGPIERVSGAVSQTRKVHTVQNPHSPFFGASVPVEAPQHATATLELQGGVLASLQAAKESFGYSPRFEVYGTEGILQVPDPNMFGGPIRLLQPDGTLKEFPYSHGFSENSRGVGLADLSYAVRSGRPHRASGHLARHVIEATLGIFESSRSGQRITLTPFQDVPAPLPLGLKHGRLDD; encoded by the coding sequence ATGCAGAGAACCAGAGTGGGCGTCATTGGCTGTGGAGCCATCAGCAGCATCTACCTGCAGAACCTCACCCGCATGTTCGGGGTCACCGAAGTTGTCGCCGTGGCAGACCTGCGCCTCGAGATGGCCCAGAAACAGGCCGAAGCGTATGGCATCCCCAGGGCCTGCAGTGTTGAAGAGCTACTTGCGGACCCTGAAATTGAAATCGTCCTCAACCTCACCTCTCCAGCAGTCCATGCAGAGGTCAACCTGCAGATCCTTGATGCAGGCAAACACGTGTACACCGAAAAACCCTTTGCTCTGACCCTTGAGGACGCAGACCGCGTTCTGGACAGCGCCCACAAAAAAGGCTTCAGGGTGGGATGCGCCCCAGACACCTTCTTTGGGGCCGGGCTGCAAACCTGCCGCAAAATCATTGATGATGGCTGGATCGGCACCCCTTACGCCGCACACGGCCAGATCCTGATGGGCAATGCCTTTGATGGGATGCACCCCAACCACGCCAGCTTTTTCCAGTACGGCTGGGACCCAATTTTTGACATGGCTCCGTATTACCTGACCGCACTGGTGTTCCTCCTCGGTCCCATTGAGAGGGTCAGTGGGGCAGTTTCACAGACCCGGAAAGTCCACACTGTACAGAATCCCCATTCACCATTTTTCGGAGCGTCCGTCCCTGTTGAGGCCCCACAGCACGCCACCGCCACCCTGGAATTGCAAGGCGGGGTTCTGGCAAGCCTGCAGGCCGCCAAGGAAAGTTTCGGCTACAGCCCCAGGTTTGAAGTGTACGGGACAGAGGGCATCTTGCAGGTCCCAGACCCCAACATGTTCGGTGGTCCGATCCGGTTGCTGCAACCAGATGGCACCCTCAAGGAATTCCCATACTCACATGGGTTTTCAGAAAACAGCCGGGGGGTGGGCCTTGCAGACCTCAGTTACGCGGTGCGCTCTGGACGCCCGCACCGGGCCAGTGGTCACCTGGCCCGCCATGTGATCGAAGCCACCCTGGGGATCTTTGAATCCTCCAGGTCCGGGCAACGCATCACCCTCACTCCATTCCAGGACGTTCCTGCACCCCTCCCACTGGGCCTGAAACATGGCCGCCTTGATGACTGA